The nucleotide sequence CCGACTGGCAGATTGACGCCGACGGAACCGAAAGCGTGCCAACGTATACGGGCGGGACAACGGTTGAGACGAAAGCACAGCGAACTCCAACCCCTTCGTATACGGGTATTACGGCCAGCACCGCCGAAACATACTGGAAGGGCGCTATTTCGGCCTGGGCCATTGACCTGGTGAAACGCGGTAACCTGGTCGAAACCCTGCCGGGCGGTTCGATCATCACCTATGGAAACACCAGTAATGACCAGGACCTGAGCAACTACGCCGTTTTCGTGGTGGTCGAACCCAATCGTTTGTTTTCGGCTTCGGAAAAAACGGCAATTATGAATTTTGTAGCTAATGGCGGGGGCCTGATGATGGTGGCCGATCATACGGCACCTTTGCTGACGGGTACCGACCCGAACGGGTATAACCCTTCAGATCGTGACGGCGACGGCGCCGATTCGCCCCGGGTCTGGAATGATCTGATGGCCAACAACGGCATCAATAACAACAAACCGTTTGGTTTCACGGTCGATTACGTCGATATCAGCGAAAAGCCTACGACAAAAGTTTATTCGGGCACCAATACCAATGCGCAGAAAGTACTCGGCGGTATGGCCGGTACGGCGTCCAAACTTGCTTTTTACAATGGCGCAACCGCCACGCTTTATCCAACTAACAATGCAAATGTACAGGGCCTGTTCTGGCGCATGAGCAGCACACTGGGCGGAACAACCGGCGTCATGGCCCTGCTCTCTACGTATGGCAGTGGCCGGGTTGTCTTCATTGGCGACAGCTCACCCTGCGATGATGGCACCGGCGATACCAACGATAACCTGTTTAACGGGTGGTCGGGCGACGCTCCCTCGGGCTATACCTCGCACCCGGCTCTGCACATCAATGCTTCCCTGTGGCTGGCCAGGATTCAGTAAGCAATTACATGATTCGGGCATGTTTAGTAAGCTGAAATTGGCTTACTAAACATGCCCGGTCTATATAAAGTTAGTTATTCAGTTCGTAAAGAATTCACCGGGTTCATCAGCGCGGCTTTGATACTCTGGAAACTTACCGTCAGCAGGGCGATGCCAATGGCCAGCCCACCCGTCAGGGCAAACATCCACCACTCGATGTCAATCCGGTACACAAAATCATCCAGCCACTCGCTCATCACATACCAGGCGATGGGCGAGGCCAGCACCAGCGCAATCAGCACGAGCTTAACAAAGTCGGCCGAGAAAATCCCAAAGATATGCGTTGTCGAAGCGCCCAGGGCTTTCCGGATACCAACCTCTTTCTTACGCGACTCGACCATGAAGGCGACTACGCCATACAGGCCAAGACACCCGATGAAGATGGCAATGCCCGCCAGCAGCCGGAATAGTGAGTACATCCGCTCTTCGCTCTGGTAAAAATCGGCGAGCGTCTGATCCAGGAATTCGTACCGGAACACAAAATCGGGGAAGGTGGCCGTCCAGGCTTTTTCCACCTCGCCCAGTAGCTGACTGATCGCTTCGGTGCCGCCCTGCCGGGTGGACAGCTTAATGCCCAGTGTATTATAAGCATCGCGGTGCGAGGTCAGCACGCAGGGTTCGGTCTTCTGGTGCAGAGAGAACGTATTAAAGTCCCGGACAACGCCTACAATGGGTTTCTTCACCGAGGGTCTGCCACTCAAGGCCATAGATTTACCAATAATCTGCCGGGGGTCCCGAATACCGAGCCGCTTCACAAACGACTCATTAACCACAAACTCGCGCATGGTATCGGCCGGCAGATACATCCGTCCCGCAATTAGTTTCAATCCATACGTGCGCACATAGGCCGTATCGGCAGGACGCATCACTACGCCGTAATCGGAATCTTTCTCGGCATTTTCATAGCGGAATCCGGTCCACCAGTTCCCATTGGCCGACGGCACCGAGATACCGTAACTAAGCGACTGCACATTCGGCTGATTAATGAGTCTGGCCCGGAGCGTTTCCAGCTGACCCGGTTTATGGTCGGGTATGGGGATGGTCAGCACCGCTTCTTTGTTATAGCCCAGATCGGCGGATCGGAAATACTTCATCTGGCTATAGGCAACGATGGTACCAATCAGCAGCAACTGCGAAATGGCAAACTGAAACACAATCAGACCCCGGCGGAGCGTCAGCTGTCCACCGCCCGAACTGCGCACCTTACCCTTGAGGGCCAGCGCGGGCTGATAACCAGACAGCACCAGGGCCGGGTAGAAACCAGCCAGAACCGTTGTTATCACTGCTAAGACCACCAGGAAACTGATAACAACCGGGTCGGTCAGGTGAAGGGAGGCCTGTTTGATATTCAACAGGTCGGCAACGTAAGGCAGCGCCAGATAGGCAACCAGCAACGCCAGTCCTACGGATAAACCGGTCAGCAGCCCGGTCTCGCCCAGAAATTGCCGCACCAGCTGAACGCGGGTGCTGCCCAGCACTTTCCGAACGCCCACCTCCTTGGCCCGCCGAATGGCCTGGGCGGTGGCCAGGTTAATGAAGTTTACGCAGGCCGTGATGAGAATAAACAGACCAATGAGGCCCATGGCCCAGATAATCTCTTTGCTGATGGTACGTCCGGCAAAGTTGCCCGTCCGGCTATCAAAATGAATCGTTGTGAGCGGCTGAAGCTCATATTTCAAATCTTTTGCCTCTTCCGGACGCAGGTATTTGTTGGCAAAGGCGACGAGTTGCCGTTCGGTCTGCTCCGGGGCCATCTGGGGAGGCAGCATCAGATAAATCTGGCAACCGCTGTACGTAGACTGCCAGTCATTCCAGTCGGTATTGGCGCCAAACTGTTTCAGTGAGGCAAATGACAGCAGAACTTCAAACGGCACGCTGCTCGTTGCAGGCGGGTCCTGCACGACACCACTCACGACGAAGTCCATCTTGTTATCCACCCGGATTGTTTTACCCATCGGCTCGGCGTCGCCAAAATACTTGTGCGCCATCCGTTCCGATAAGACCACCGTGTTCGGGTTATTCAATGCTGTCTGCGGATTACCGCTCTTCCACTGGTAATCGAACAAGCGAAAATATTCGGGTTCGGCAAACGCTACCATGCCTCCCTCCTCTTCGAACTTATTCGCGCCCGGCCCGCCCACCCGAACCACAACCCGTCTGGCATCATAGACCAGGGTTAACTGGCGTTTCAGTTCCGGAAAATCGGACCGTAAAGCCGCCAGGGCCGGCAGGGGGATCCCCGAATTGCGACCATCGCCTTCAGAGCGCCTGTTGCGCGTAATGATTCGATAAATGCGATCTGCATGAGCATGATGCCGGTCGTGGCTCAGTTCATACCGAATGGCCAGGAACAGAATCAGACAGCACGCCAGACCAAACGTCAGGCCAACCAGATTGATGACGGTATAACTGCCGTTACGCTTCAGGGCGCGCAGGGCCGTCGTAAAATAGCTCTTTAGCATGGTTGTCAAGGGTATCTGTTCAGAAGTATATGCCGTTCGCAACGATTTACAGATTCATCAGGACGTTATCACCGCTCTGAAAATGTGCCGTCGCCACGAACAATCGCTATTCATCCACAAAGTCAATCAAAGGCCATACCAAGAGACTAAACTACTAATTACCAATAAATTATATTTCCAAATCAGCGCTTTCCCTGTCCGCAATCGGACGAATGCCGTACGCAGGCGGACACAGCCGGGTTACAACCGTAGTTGACTGGCTGACAAAACAGATTCACGGGTACGTAACGTCGGCCTGATTGCTTTCGCTTATAGACCAACCACTTGTCACAGATCAGTTGCCCCGTTCCTGCCGGTTAGATTAACTTGGTAACGTAGTTGGTAAACGTTGGCTACCCTGTCTGCAATGAAAAAGATTCTTGTTTCGTTTGCCACCGCCCTGGATAATATCCGCACCCGGTTTTTTCATACCGTCTTATCCATTCTCGGTATCGTCATCGGCGTGGCTGCTCTGGTTGCTATTCTTTCCCTGATCGACGGTATGGAGCAATACGCCCGGGATCAGATTACCAAAACAACCTCGCTCAAAGCAATCCTGGTGTATTCGAAGCCTTACAAACTCGTCAACGAGGTCGAGATACGTAAGAATGACTTTGCTTATTTCCGGTACGACTCGTTCCGGAAAATGCGGTCGGGCCTGACCAAACCCGCTGCGGCTTATCTGTACTGGCGGCAGAACGATGAGATTACGCAACGCGCTACCAACCGTAAAACAGGCACAATCGTTACGGGCGTGAGTTTGCCCTTACACCCGGATCTGCAACTCATTCACGGCCGGGCCTTTATCGAAACAGAGTTGAATGAACAACGCCCGGTCGCCTTCATCAACCAGCGGCTTGCCCGTCAGCTGGTGGGGAAACAACCGGAGCAGAACGCGATTGGACAACAGGTTATCTTTAAGAACCAGATTTTGACGGTAATTGGCATCTCAGCGGATAAAGACGCCAGAACGCCCCAACTGCTGATTCCGTTGACGCTGTTTCCAGATAGCGCTCTGAAAGCAAACCCGCCCTTTTGCGTGATTGAAGCCGATAAGGTTGAAGACGTTTCCACACTGAAGACAGAGGTTGAACACTGGTTGAACGACAACATGAAAAACCAGCTGGCGGATTTTTCGATCAATACTAACGAGCAGCGAGTTAATCAGGCGACACAAGGGTTTCTGCTGTTTCGGCTTATCATGGGCCTGATCGTCGGTATATCGGTCCTGGTGGGCGGCATTGGCGTTATGAACGTTTTGCTCATTTCAGTTACGGAACGTACCGTCGAAATCGGCGTGCGAAAA is from Spirosoma taeanense and encodes:
- a CDS encoding hydrolase; its protein translation is MRTFFQLKKIYVACLVTGSLAVACHSLEGTEPVGQTARLRSARIQSVSLSEGFEVGTSSPKTAYDVSPAGSSSGDNVTLQAKSWNLYDALIGNTTADLKAGSWSARVRNTGKITMLFDVTSGISTVTIKHGTYGSDAASQWSLWYSTNGGSSWTQTGSNVTTASTLQTQTFTLNLSGSVRLEIRKVSGSANRINIDDIVINDNAGGTTPPTGKKFLFDASKLENAGSADWQIDADGTESVPTYTGGTTVETKAQRTPTPSYTGITASTAETYWKGAISAWAIDLVKRGNLVETLPGGSIITYGNTSNDQDLSNYAVFVVVEPNRLFSASEKTAIMNFVANGGGLMMVADHTAPLLTGTDPNGYNPSDRDGDGADSPRVWNDLMANNGINNNKPFGFTVDYVDISEKPTTKVYSGTNTNAQKVLGGMAGTASKLAFYNGATATLYPTNNANVQGLFWRMSSTLGGTTGVMALLSTYGSGRVVFIGDSSPCDDGTGDTNDNLFNGWSGDAPSGYTSHPALHINASLWLARIQ
- a CDS encoding ABC transporter permease — encoded protein: MLKSYFTTALRALKRNGSYTVINLVGLTFGLACCLILFLAIRYELSHDRHHAHADRIYRIITRNRRSEGDGRNSGIPLPALAALRSDFPELKRQLTLVYDARRVVVRVGGPGANKFEEEGGMVAFAEPEYFRLFDYQWKSGNPQTALNNPNTVVLSERMAHKYFGDAEPMGKTIRVDNKMDFVVSGVVQDPPATSSVPFEVLLSFASLKQFGANTDWNDWQSTYSGCQIYLMLPPQMAPEQTERQLVAFANKYLRPEEAKDLKYELQPLTTIHFDSRTGNFAGRTISKEIIWAMGLIGLFILITACVNFINLATAQAIRRAKEVGVRKVLGSTRVQLVRQFLGETGLLTGLSVGLALLVAYLALPYVADLLNIKQASLHLTDPVVISFLVVLAVITTVLAGFYPALVLSGYQPALALKGKVRSSGGGQLTLRRGLIVFQFAISQLLLIGTIVAYSQMKYFRSADLGYNKEAVLTIPIPDHKPGQLETLRARLINQPNVQSLSYGISVPSANGNWWTGFRYENAEKDSDYGVVMRPADTAYVRTYGLKLIAGRMYLPADTMREFVVNESFVKRLGIRDPRQIIGKSMALSGRPSVKKPIVGVVRDFNTFSLHQKTEPCVLTSHRDAYNTLGIKLSTRQGGTEAISQLLGEVEKAWTATFPDFVFRYEFLDQTLADFYQSEERMYSLFRLLAGIAIFIGCLGLYGVVAFMVESRKKEVGIRKALGASTTHIFGIFSADFVKLVLIALVLASPIAWYVMSEWLDDFVYRIDIEWWMFALTGGLAIGIALLTVSFQSIKAALMNPVNSLRTE
- a CDS encoding ABC transporter permease codes for the protein MKKILVSFATALDNIRTRFFHTVLSILGIVIGVAALVAILSLIDGMEQYARDQITKTTSLKAILVYSKPYKLVNEVEIRKNDFAYFRYDSFRKMRSGLTKPAAAYLYWRQNDEITQRATNRKTGTIVTGVSLPLHPDLQLIHGRAFIETELNEQRPVAFINQRLARQLVGKQPEQNAIGQQVIFKNQILTVIGISADKDARTPQLLIPLTLFPDSALKANPPFCVIEADKVEDVSTLKTEVEHWLNDNMKNQLADFSINTNEQRVNQATQGFLLFRLIMGLIVGISVLVGGIGVMNVLLISVTERTVEIGVRKALGAKKQDILYQFLSESITISTLGSLLGLGLGILSTLAFVPIVKSITDVPFQVAYTWNTFLIIVVIALLIGVVFGTYPAWRAAQLDPVEAIRRE